GTCAACTGTGCCTACTAAATACTTACCATTCACTAACATTATATTTCTCTTTGGCCTCATGTTTGTTCGTGCAGCATGGCTGCATTCCACTAATACCAAACTGATACCTGTTGTAGACTCGTTTTTCTTAGCCCGTCTAGCTTCCATGAGCTTCTGGTTTTTCTCCTTCAGTCTCAGGTTGATCTGCTCCAGCTGCACAGCAAAACAAATGTGGACAGACAACTGCAATGAGGAAGacttagcaacatacatcttcATCTTCAGTGGTGAGTAGAGGGTTGCCTACCCTTttcttctgtctctcctttACACCATCCTCTGTTAGTGTCGGTTTTGTTTGAATTAATATtgtgttgcttgcagtttgtctCTCTTTAACCGGTGAAGCAGTTGTTTCAATGACTTTGAGGCAGCGAGGCTTCACAGTGCTGATTTGTTCAATGTTCTTGGTGGGCTGGGAGCGTAGGATGGGGATTACAGCAGTCGCTGGGAGCTGAGGTTCCCCATAAGAATGACTGCAGGAAGGGTTAGGGGTATAGAGGACAGGAGAGTATGAGGAAGATGAAGGCAGGGGTGGTAGTGGTTGTGGGAGACCAGGGCCAGGAATCCCCATAAAGGGCATGACAGGAGGAGGATGTGGTGGATATGTCAGGGGAGGTGGATATGTCGGCCCTGCTCCCAAGGTGTAAGGGTTATAAGCActtggtggaggtggaggcggAGGCATTCCAGCATGATCAATAACATATGGGTTGGAGGTGTAAGAGGGCTCAGCATATGAAAGTCCTGCGTAAGGGTATGCATAGTCTGGGACAGTTGGAGCTTGAGATGGATCAGGCCGGAGAGTAGATGACTGTGACCCTGCTGTTGATTCTGGGGATTCTAGTGTGGGGCTCTCTGGTGCATTCTTGATAGTCCTCGTCAGCCCACGGAGATCCAGGCTCTTCATTTTCTTCCCTTTGTGCAAGTCATGTTCAGTGTCCTGTTGTGGCTGATCTCGGAAGCTCATGAACACCTGCCGTTTGGTCGGCTTATCAGGAGAGGCTGACCGAAATTGGTCCGAGTCCGACGAGGCCGTCCGACTCCTGTGCCGACTTGGGGAATGTTTACGCTTTTGGTGTTCCGATGACACTGTGGCTTTCTTGCCGCCATAAAGACGCTCTCTTGTCCTGTCTGTCAGCTTGCTAACATCAGAAGAATTTAGTTCTATACCTAGGATATTGATGAGGTTCTGAATTCCATCAAAAGTCTGctctttgtctttttgtttACCAGCAGGTGCTGCCAATGCTGGTATTTCTTGGTATTGAGTCTGTCTAGACATTATTTCTTCTCTGGATTGCTCAGGTGGTACTGAGCTCTTATATTGTTGAAGGCCTTGCCTGTACCGGTCATTGTGTTCATCTCCTGCCACAGGGTCACCATAAAGGtagttctcttcctcctccacattGCTCTTTTTGAGGAACTGGTCTTCCACATACAGCCCTGGCTTCATGCCAACAATGCGAGAGAAGCCACTTCCATCCTCCACAGGCCTCTCATGAGGCAGCAAGTAATCTTTGTCAGAGTACTCCTGATCGTCAGCGGCCATAAAGGGATCATAAGGCTCGTCCCTATGTAACTCCCTGCATGGAGGACTGGCTACGTTATGCTTATGCTCGATGACTGCACTCTCCTGCTTGGCCATTGCAGAGAGCAGACCAGAGTCCACACCTTGGTTGAGCATCTTAAGAAAGCGCTGCATCTGAACAGCAGCGTTACTCTTTGCCTCGGGTGCCGTTTGCTGCGGAGGAGGGCTTAAGCGACGCTGAGGAGGCGCGTGCGCAGTAATGTGAAagggggggggtgctgagggcgtctccagcactgcaggGTGAGCAGATACTGATGTTAGTGTATGTGCTGGGTAGGTTAGATCAAACTGACGAGGAAGAGGTGGATCAGGGCGGACTGGGGGTACAGGTATGGGAAAGAGCTGGCCAGTGGGCAGTTGGGAAACTGAGGGTTTCAGGGGTACTGTCCCTCCTTCATCCTGttatacaaaaaaataattaaatgttAAAAGGTATAGAAAGTAAAGTTGATTACAGGTTAAGAAGGGTGAATGTAAAACCATCACAGACCTTAGGAGAAGATGTGACCTCCAGGAACGATTGCTTGGGTTTCTTCAAAATGGATTTGATTGGTGTAGTCGGCAATTTGACATCTTGGTTGCGATCAAGACTGGAGGGTGGCAACCATTTCGGAATCTCCTCTTTGTCTGCAAGCAAGGCCTGAGAACTCCAACCAGTCTGTTCTTTAGGATCAATAACTGGTGCTCGTTTCTTCTGTTCCAAGGCCACAATTGCTCTCTTCCGAGCGATCAACTCGTTAAGCTCTTCCAGTTCTCTCTTCTTGCGTGCCAGTTCCTCGTCCACAATCCCAGACCTTGCCACTCCTCCTTTGGCACTTACACTGGTCAGTACTGGAGCTGGCTGATTCTTACTAAATGACCCAGAACTTAAGGGGGGTTTTGATGTGGCTGTTGCAGGTGCAGTTGCGGTTGCAGTCTTTCTCTTGGGGCTGCTACTTCTGCTCCGCTTCCTGGAGGACCGCTCCATACTGCTGCTTcgctttcctctcttctcatctttaCGCTCTGGGCTGTGGCTCTTCCTCCTGCCCCGATCTTTGTCTcggtccctctctctgtttctctctctatccctgtcCCTACTCCTCTCCTTGCTTCTGCTCCTACTATGCTTGTGCCTGGTAGACCGCTCTCTGCTCTTGCTGCGACTTCTCCTGTCTCTATTGGTCCTCTCTTTGCTTCCTCCTCGTCTCCTTTCTTTGCTTGAGCTACGGTGACTCGGATGTCTATCAGCTCTGCTTCCCCTGTCCCGGCTTCTGCTTCGGCTTCTACTGTGACTCCGACTCCGACTGCGACTCCTGTGGGAGCGgtctctgctcctgctgcgacTTCTGTCTTTGTCGCTCCTCTCCTTATTATCTCCTTGTCTCCCTTCTCTGCTTGAGCTTCGCCGACTCCGATGATCGGACCGGCCACTCCTGTCCTCGcttctactgctgctgctgctatttCCATTTTTCTGACTATTGCTACTAGTCTTCTCCTTTTTCCCAGAATCCTCTTTGCTCTTGGACTGCACAATTGATCTGTCACTGTTCCTCTCcttgctcctgctcctgctctgctTGTGCCTAGGAGACTTCTCTTTACTCCTGCTGCGACCTCTCCAGCCCCTATCACTCCTGTCCTTGCTCTCTCCTTGTTTCCCTTCTTTACTTGAGCTTTGGTGACTCAGGTGATCTTCAGACCTGCCATCACTGTCCTGGCTCGTGCTGACATTTTTCTGGCTgctgctcttttccttttccccTGACTCCTCTTTGGTCTTGGACAGCTTGGCCTCATGCACTCCCCCTTGCATAGCCTCTTTTGTTACAGTATTTTTAGTGAACTGCTTGGCTTCACTCAGGTCCCCCTTCGTAGCATCCTTTGTTACCACAGCAGCATTTTTAGTACAGACAGGCTGCTCTTCTGTCTTACTGTAGAGGAGAATAAAACAATCTAATGTTTTAGCcattatattaataatgtgaTATCTGGTTAAGTAATACCTCTAAAACCATGCCTTATTCACTGATAGAGATCACAAACATCTTAAAGGAGCACTCAGAAGTTTAAATGCAAATTATAAACTGTCTACTACCAGATAATTGTTCCATTATACTGTGTGTAAAGACTGAAAAttgtcaatacacacacaacataaatgGGGCAAGCATCTAGCAACTTAACTCAGTTAATTGATTTCAAACACAacattcaaatgtaaagcaattTTGGTTGGCACTTATGACTCATCGATTTTTCAAATTATTCGCTGCTTACTGTACCAGTTATATATTGCTGCTTAAAATAATTCAGAACGTTTCTGTAAATGTCTACCAACTCACGCAATGTTCGGACCCTCTGGGTCAGGTTTGATTCCCGCATGCTGCGTCTGTACCGAGTCCTTCAGAAGATTGATGGTCATCTTCTTCTACACACGGAAGGATTAACAGAGAACATTAACACAGGGAGCACATAAACAGGGTACCCACTGCCAGTCACATTAACACAGGGAGGGAGCACAtaaacagggttcccactcacATTTATACCGGTGGGCCTTGATGCATTTTTTGGGCTCCTGTTTACATTTAGGAAGAGACTGCAGAGGGGCACACTGCCAGTCACATTAACACAGGGAGGGAGCACATAAACAGGGCTCCCACTCACATTTATACCGGTGGGCCTTGATGCATTTTTTGGGCTGCTGTTTACATTTAGGAAGAGACTGCAGAGGGTGGCTGAACAAAAGATCATCGGCTGCCCTCTGCCGTCCTTGACTGCCATCTATAACTCTCGTTGTCTCAGCAGGGCCAGAAACATCTGGAAGGACACCACCCACCCCGGCTTCCAtctctttaaagcaacaccaaagagttttttgtaccttaacttaatgtttccaaaatcgtttcagtggttcatcaactcgtaaaagggtgaacggcacttctgcattcgctttgcgaccctctatcggctataaccgcactatgcaagtttgccagatcgggtagcggatctgcagttcgatggaatgagacataagaaactacaaatttgacttgcttctgatgtcgcaataaaTCATACTTTcgtaaaatcatgcaacatactctaccttgtctgtggacatcgttttttgcaaagccggtgctggaaaatcaaataacgtgcgtgcgacagaggaaaagtgctttggtgttgctttaacctgTTGCCCTCTGGCAGGCGCTTCAGGTCCATACGAGCCAGAACAAACTCGGGGATAGCTTCTCCCCCAAAGCTGTCACCATACTTAACGCAAATTTGCACTAATGTAAACTGCACTGACAATATTTGCACTGACCACCAGACATAAACTACCTCTATCGTCAATTCTCATTCAGTCGCTTTTTGGACTCAAGTCTGTACTTATattctgtttttatgtttgtgttttttactgtgtattttttattgtatagtcttttatatTGTGCTAATTATGTGTGCACTTCACTTTTACGGAGATGCTCTTTAAATCTCATTGTACTGTGTATAATGACAATAAAGgctttctattctattctattcattCTATTCTAACCCATATCAGATATGTGTTAACATGGTTAACTAATTTGTATAACATTTGAGTCGTCACTTTGCTCTGTGCAGACACCAGTCAGCCACAGCATCTTAAACACATCACTTTGAGAGACATTTTCAGTCATCAACTTAAAGTTTGCATTGCTTGAAACATACCACATAATTATGATCACATACCTCTAGGCCTCATACACCTTTACATATACATACCTTTAAGCCTAATAcacctttatatatatatatatatatacacacacacacacatctttaggCCCAACACACCCTTATACATCTTGCCTGAAGTGATTGAAAGTTGACAAGCAAGTGTGGGAAAAATCAAATGCTAACAATAACAATTATGCAATGTATGCAATAAACCCAATAGAGAAAAACAGTCCATGAAATATATTGCTTTTAATAAGTGCCTTGGCATATTTCATGACCAAATCTCCTGACTTTCCATGGCTAAAATTGACTttttaaaat
This genomic stretch from Alosa sapidissima isolate fAloSap1 chromosome 16, fAloSap1.pri, whole genome shotgun sequence harbors:
- the LOC121685737 gene encoding uncharacterized protein LOC121685737 isoform X4 — translated: MARGRKRGGMYDPHGSGPRFPLYQQGPPQPERHWMGPPHCDDPGQNFMHEPPPRYRMPMGRMSEPHVHAGPRPIHHPVDIQPMDCRPNNDTDLRFSQGPYANDYHSEADRPPMDSRHYPPRMYEQGLEGDREFEPVERRLPRPIDFETGPNRYRPVEHGHGHVDPHFAATTSNFGPDRRQFGPGGHFGPMDPAFGPDSRQPGPGDHFVPMDPDFGPDTRQCGPGGHLGPMESDYGQDSRRYGPGDRFRPMEPGFAPDSRQCGPGGRFGPMESDFGADARQRAPGDHFGGMESDFGPDTRQRGPVDHIGTMASEFGPDSRQRGPGGRFGAMELDFGPDSHQRGPGEHFGPMESDFGPDSFQHGPGGRFGPMESDFGQDSRQRGPGSRFEPVNPHFALGEDHYTRVGARLGPIDDRVRPFDPDSEMEEDHFIRDEQLLDTVAAEEESFIPVDQMLVNVGPVERTVIIGSAVDNREFESDRQFDHASPLFPIEGGDPLCVLSAPLPGLGPSAPPSMPTPEQPPQDGTAAPGAKPKVTAKAAANAQPKPPPGRSTGVLSFIGDNNGVIERDDLKRFSFSFSVFVGNIKNLVPGVKVHFTVYKNKKKQEFATDVIIPPGGTEELDSEEFPGVLNKQDSKGGLIEATLFGKVLVLPFGKADSKWTLFMNDRVSFQVVTDLVTRAKRAANVKPQFPLTVQFTREKREMGVIMNMKEGSCSIMSENHSSLQADVRENLSEGELSVMDEVEFTALPEGAVRLLKLPAGTVTFHSSAKNREMKQMSEVNASMKSKWKPFGSEATVEKEIVEDVCSELFEGTVLRLPANDKEGANNLVLNKEFLLGSLQAFVEGVEKKLSFSADDVLTKATVLVGDKVQFKISTNLKTKAERAVNVEILADTFECDHTEEQRKIGVVVGLSNIFEFGYIKYPQDPELYFKFCEVMEEKELSLLEKVEFTVVPKSTSEAGDQAIRVRRLADSVFIPAPKLEGLATADKEKKKMTINLLKDSVQTQHAGIKPDPEGPNIAKTEEQPVCTKNAAVVTKDATKGDLSEAKQFTKNTVTKEAMQGGVHEAKLSKTKEESGEKEKSSSQKNVSTSQDSDGRSEDHLSHQSSSKEGKQGESKDRSDRGWRGRSRSKEKSPRHKQSRSRSKERNSDRSIVQSKSKEDSGKKEKTSSNSQKNGNSSSSSRSEDRSGRSDHRSRRSSSREGRQGDNKERSDKDRSRSRSRDRSHRSRSRSRSHSRSRSRSRDRGSRADRHPSHRSSSKERRRGGSKERTNRDRRSRSKSRERSTRHKHSRSRSKERSRDRDRERNRERDRDKDRGRRKSHSPERKDEKRGKRSSSMERSSRKRSRSSSPKRKTATATAPATATSKPPLSSGSFSKNQPAPVLTSVSAKGGVARSGIVDEELARKKRELEELNELIARKRAIVALEQKKRAPVIDPKEQTGWSSQALLADKEEIPKWLPPSSLDRNQDVKLPTTPIKSILKKPKQSFLEVTSSPKDEGGTVPLKPSVSQLPTGQLFPIPVPPVRPDPPLPRQFDLTYPAHTLTSVSAHPAVLETPSAPPPFHITAHAPPQRRLSPPPQQTAPEAKSNAAVQMQRFLKMLNQGVDSGLLSAMAKQESAVIEHKHNVASPPCRELHRDEPYDPFMAADDQEYSDKDYLLPHERPVEDGSGFSRIVGMKPGLYVEDQFLKKSNVEEEENYLYGDPVAGDEHNDRYRQGLQQYKSSVPPEQSREEIMSRQTQYQEIPALAAPAGKQKDKEQTFDGIQNLINILGIELNSSDVSKLTDRTRERLYGGKKATVSSEHQKRKHSPSRHRSRTASSDSDQFRSASPDKPTKRQVFMSFRDQPQQDTEHDLHKGKKMKSLDLRGLTRTIKNAPESPTLESPESTAGSQSSTLRPDPSQAPTVPDYAYPYAGLSYAEPSYTSNPYVIDHAGMPPPPPPPSAYNPYTLGAGPTYPPPLTYPPHPPPVMPFMGIPGPGLPQPLPPLPSSSSYSPVLYTPNPSCSHSYGEPQLPATAVIPILRSQPTKNIEQISTVKPRCLKVIETTASPVKERQTASNTILIQTKPTLTEDGVKERQKKRLEQINLRLKEKNQKLMEARRAKKNESTTEPGPDFGIRPCPFN
- the LOC121685737 gene encoding uncharacterized protein LOC121685737 isoform X3, whose amino-acid sequence is MARGRKRGGMYDPHGSGPRFPLYQQGPPQPERHWMGPPHCDDPGQNFMHEPPPRYRMPMGRMSEPHVHAGPRPIHHPVDIQPMDCRPNNDTDLRFSQGPYANDYHSEADRPPMDSRHYPPRMYEQGLEGDREFEPVERRLPRPIDFETGPNRYRPVEHGHGHVDPHFAATTSNFGPDRRQFGPGGHFGPMDPAFGPDSRQPGPGDHFVPMDPDFGPDTRQCGPGGHLGPMESDYGQDSRRYGPGDRFRPMEPGFAPDSRQCGPGGRFGPMESDFGADARQRAPGDHFGGMESDFGPDTRQRGPVDHIGTMASEFGPDSRQRGPGGRFGAMELDFGPDSHQRGPGEHFGPMESDFGPDSFQHGPGGRFGPMESDFGQDSRQRGPGSRFEPVNPHFALGEDHYTRVGARLGPIDDRVRPFDPDSEMEEDHFIRDEQLLDTVAAEEESFIPVDQMLVNVGPVERTVIIGSAVDNREFESDRQFDHASPLFPIEGGDPLCVLSAPLPGLGPSAPPSMPTPEQPPQDGTAAPGAKPKVTAKAAANAQPKPPPGRSTGVLSFIGDNNGVIERDDLKRFSFSFSVFVGNIKNLVPGVKVHFTVYKNKKKQEFATDVIIPPGGTEELDSEEFPGVLNKQDSKGGLIEATLFGKVLVLPFGKADSKWTLFMNDRVSFQVVTDLVTRAKRAANVKPQFPLTVQFTREKREMGVIMNMKEGSCSIMSENHSSLQADVRENLSEGELSVMDEVEFTALPEGAVRLLKLPAGTVTFHSSAKNREMKQMSEVNASMKSKWKPFGSEATVEKEIVEDVCSELFEGTVLRLPANDKEGANNLVLNKEFLLGSLQAFVEGVEKKLSFSADDVLTKATVLVGDKVQFKISTNLKTKAERAVNVEILADTFECDHTEEQRKIGVVVGLSNIFEFGYIKYPQDPELYFKFCEVMEEKELSLLEKVEFTVVPKSTSEAGDQAIRVRRLADSVFIPAPKLEGLATADKEKKKMTINLLKDSVQTQHAGIKPDPEGPNIAKTEEQPVCTKNAAVVTKDATKGDLSEAKQFTKNTVTKEAMQGGVHEAKLSKTKEESGEKEKSSSQKNVSTSQDSDGRSEDHLSHQSSSKEGKQGESKDRSDRGWRGRSRSKEKSPRHKQSRSRSKERNSDRSIVQSKSKEDSGKKEKTSSNSQKNGNSSSSSRSEDRSGRSDHRSRRSSSREGRQGDNKERSDKDRSRSRSRDRSHRSRSRSRSHSRSRSRSRDRGSRADRHPSHRSSSKERRRGGSKERTNRDRRSRSKSRERSTRHKHSRSRSKERSRDRDRERNRERDRDKDRGRRKSHSPERKDEKRGKRSSSMERSSRKRSRSSSPKRKTATATAPATATSKPPLSSGSFSKNQPAPVLTSVSAKGGVARSGIVDEELARKKRELEELNELIARKRAIVALEQKKRAPVIDPKEQTGWSSQALLADKEEIPKWLPPSSLDRNQDVKLPTTPIKSILKKPKQSFLEVTSSPKDEGGTVPLKPSVSQLPTGQLFPIPVPPVRPDPPLPRQFDLTYPAHTLTSVSAHPAVLETPSAPPPFHITAHAPPQRRLSPPPQQTAPEAKSNAAVQMQRFLKMLNQGVDSGLLSAMAKQESAVIEHKHNVASPPCRELHRDEPYDPFMAADDQEYSDKDYLLPHERPVEDGSGFSRIVGMKPGLYVEDQFLKKSNVEEEENYLYGDPVAGDEHNDRYRQGLQQYKSSVPPEQSREEIMSRQTQYQEIPALAAPAGKQKDKEQTFDGIQNLINILGIELNSSDVSKLTDRTRERLYGGKKATVSSEHQKRKHSPSRHRSRTASSDSDQFRSASPDKPTKRQVFMSFRDQPQQDTEHDLHKGKKMKSLDLRGLTRTIKNAPESPTLESPESTAGSQSSTLRPDPSQAPTVPDYAYPYAGLSYAEPSYTSNPYVIDHAGMPPPPPPPSAYNPYTLGAGPTYPPPLTYPPHPPPVMPFMGIPGPGLPQPLPPLPSSSSYSPVLYTPNPSCSHSYGEPQLPATAVIPILRSQPTKNIEQISTVKPRCLKVIETTASPVKERQTASNTILIQTKPTLTEDGVKERQKKRLEQINLRLKEKNQKLMEARRAKKNESTTGSSGSNASEDFSWQPLLCWRTTKCLLDT